Below is a window of Acidobacteriota bacterium DNA.
GTCCGGGCGGCGTGCGTGGACTACGGCGGTCTCGGCCTGGCGCTCATCGGTCCCAAGGGACTCAAGCGGGGTTCGACCTTCTTCAGGCTGCTGGAGGATGACGATGCGCGGTTTCTCACGAACGACTGGGCTTTTGTGCGCTACCGTGGAAACGAGGCCGTTGCCGACGCTCCGGAAAGGAAGCTTTACTTCAAGACGGCGATCGCCAGGACCTTCCCGCGGTACGCCCGGATCTTCGACCGCAGCAAGTGTGAGAACGTGGTAACCACCCGGGCCGACTGGACCAATATGAAGGAGTTGGGCGATGAGTGCCCGCTGGACCTGGGAGAACCTTACTGCTACTGGGGCTCCGCGGACTCGCGGGCCATGGTCGATCCGGCGTGGATCGGCGGCCCGGACAAGTACGTGAAGCGCTCACGCCTGCAGGCCGTCGTCCTGCTGTCCTATGAGCCACACGCACGGGGCGTCGAGAAGCTCTCGGAGGCGGACGCCCTTGATTATATCACTGAAGGCAAGTACCGGCTGCCGGACGGGGCGGGCGTGAGTCCGTTCAAGACGCAGCCATTCTTTAATCCGTACATGCTGGTCTCGTCGCCGGACCAGGAAGACCTGCAACGTCGCAATTTCCACCAACTGTTCCGCGTGGCTCAAGCGTACAAGGTGAACGTAGCATCGATTCCACCTGAAGCGCTAAAGGCTCGGATACGGGATTTGATGGGATAGGAGGCCCGCTTGGCCAACACGTTGGGAATAATCAAACCGGACGGCGTGCGCCGCAGACTTGTAGGCAGGATCATTACGAGGATCGAAGACGCCGGCTTGATCATCAGGGGCTTGAAAGTCCTTCGGCTGACGAGACTGGATGCGGAGAAGTTTTACGCCGTGCATGAAGGCAAGCCGTTTTTCAAGCCGTTGATCGAGTATATGACGTCGGGACCCGTCGCCGTGCTGGTCATCGGCGGCCATGGCTCCATCGAACGCTGGCGAGACCTCATGGGTAGCACGGACCCGGCCAAAGCCGCGTACAACACGATCCGGCGCGAGTACGGTACGTCGATGCAGAAAAATATCGTCCACGGGTCCGACAGTGTGGAGACGGCCCGGATGGAAGTAGCATTCTTCTTCGGCGAAGAGGAGATTCTCCCCAAGGAAACAAGCTGACATGTCCGATTCCTTGTACCAACCCGAATTGTACGCCCGGTTTTGCCGGGATCTCCAGCGTCGCCTGAAAGGCCCCAATATCAGGGACGTGGAACTGGCGGACCTGCGCGAGGCCGCAATCCAGACCGGGACGCAGACGAAGTTCGGATCGTGGGGCTGGCGGTCGGCCGTCTCGAGCCGAATCGCGGAAAAAACTGTCTGTCTGGGTTCAGAAGCGGTGCGCGAATCGCACCCTTCCGAGAACAAGAAGCGGATAATCGCCAACGCTCAGGCGGAGTTGGACAAAGTGCTGCACCTGATGGAAACCATGTCCTTTGTCCGGTTGCGCCGTCAGATGGGCAGGAACTCCGAGTACAACCCCAAATGTAACCTGTACATGTCGGTGGCCGACCTGAAAAACTACCGCTTGGCCTACATGTGGGGAAGCACCATGCGGCCGGTCACCAAAGACCCGGGACCGGAATTTACGCTCATTCACATTCCCGAAGAACACCACCTGCGGCAGCAGGCGCTGGTCCTTCCTGACCACAACCTGACTCTCGTGCTGGGCTCGGATTACATGGGGGAAGACAAGAAGGGTTTTCTCCGCAACGGGATGCACACGGCCGATGCCCTGGGCATGCTGGGACTTCACGCCGGCACGAAGGTTGTGATTGTCCGTGACCCCGGCACCGGCAAGCTGAAGAAATACGGCGTGTTCCTTTTCGGCCTTTCGGCCACCGGCAAGAGCACGTGGTCATGCCACCAGCTCGGCCTGGACTGGTCGAAGGGTGAGCGCACTCTCGTCTGCCAGGATGACATATGTTTTCTCAAGAGTGATGGGGCCGCCTTCGGCTCGGAAGCCAATTTCTTTGTCAAGACCGACGTGGAGGAACGACTCCAGGAAGCCATGTACAGCGCCCTGGTGCACAAGACGGCCCTCTATGAAAACGTGATGATCAACGCCGCCGGTGACCCTGGCTTCCTCGACGAGAACCTTTGCGGCAACGGCCGCGCCGTGATAATGAAGAAGCAGCTTAAAATCAAGCGGGGACGCGGGCCCTTCTCCATGAAGAACATCTGGTACCCTTCGTACAACCTGCCGCCGCTTGACGAGCTGGACGGGATTATTTTTGCGTTCATCACTCGTCGTAACACGATCATGTCCTTTGCCCAGAGGCTGACGCCGATGCAGGCGGTTCTCGCCTACCTCTGGGGGGAGTCGAGCCACAGTTACGCCTCTAACCCCGCCAAAGCGGGTGAATCCGTACGGATTGTGGGCACCGATCCGTTTATTGTCGGCTCACGTGCACACAAGGTAAATCAGTTCTACCGGATTGTGATGACCCTGGCGGACAGCTATCCCGGTAAGGTCTTCTTTTACCAGTATAACACGGGCGGGATGGGGGAGATCCTCGAGCCGGCCAGCCCGGGAGGCAAGAAGAAAGTAGTCCGCAAGACGGTTCGGGTGCCGATCGATACCATGGCGGCCATCCAGCGCGGCGACCTGCGAGGCACAAACCAGTACCGGGAGAGCATCCTGGGTACCGAGGAGATCGTCTCGGCGGAAGGAGCCGATCTGAGCCAGTTCACGCCGGAGAGATACTATTCACGCGAGCAGATCGACGACTATGTTCGCGATCTGGTTGACGGTCGGCGCAGGTTCACCGAGGGCGTCGCCGAGGAAGGGCTTCTTCCGGAAATCATGGCCGCCGTCGATGAGTCTTTCAGGATCGCGCCGGAGAAGGAGGCCAAGGTCTTCATGCCATCGAAGAAAGAGGAAGTTCCCCCTCCGAAGCGCAAACCGGTTACTCGCCTCACGGACTGGAAACCTAACCCCCGCCTGGGTCGTGGCCGAGGCTGGCGCTACGGTTGATGCGCCCGGGCCTGGCAGCTGGAATAACCCGACATATGCTTCATGGGTTGTGATCAGACATGACCCGATGGTTGTGAGGATTACGACTGCCGTGTCGACGTTATGCACAACAAGGCGTGCATGGTCAACAGGCCTGGAGTGGGCAGATCATGATCCGGATAGTCACCCAGCCCCCTCTACCACGACCTACCCAATCCGTTAAATGCCATTTAACTTTCCACCGCCCGGGAGCGTGCGCCGTCACCCTCTATCCCCACCTTCTAATATCGGCTATAACACTGACAGAACCTGACAGTGTGAGTACGTACTATTTGATATAATTGGTACTTTCGCAAAAGGAACTTTTGCATTATCTTATAAGACAAAGGGTTCTGCGTTTTTCGGATGGCAAGTCCGACTAACGAATCGGCATCAGCCCGGGTACTCGTCAGAATATGGGCAAACCAGCTTCCAAAATCTACGCCTTCAGTAAGCTCCTCTCCCAGAACGACCTTTGCCAATCCTGGCGGGCCAGAATCATCAGTTCCGCCAGGCAATGCCTGGTCAAGACCCCGGTAGAGGACTCGCCACTGGGTGTTTCCACCGCGGTGTCGATTCTCACCGAATCGCACCGTTGCCAGAAACTCCTGCACTCCACAAGAGTTGTTTCGTCCCGGAACAAGAGCATCGAGGCCGGGCGTCTGTATGTCCAGTATCCATGGCTCGAGCCGTCCGTCTGGCGCGCGCTGACACCGGAAGTATTCTGGTCTGAGATCGAATCCGTATGTCGTCAGGTCTGTCTGGCCATTGATTACGTCCATTTGCTCGGTTTAGTCCACTGCGACCTGAAATTCAGCAATTTCATGGTGAACGCCAACGGCGCGAAGCCGGTCGTGGTACTGGTGGATCTTGATTTTCTATGCCCGATCGACTCCAAACCCAACGCCAAGGTGTTTGGTACGCCGCGGCACATCGCCCCGGAAGTACTTGCAAATGATCGAGTTAACGCACAATCGGACAACTACTCCCTGGGCGTGTCGTTGCGTGACTACCTCCAGGCCTGTCCCGCTTCAGGAAAAACCGGCGGCCGCGCGGCGGACGGGGCCGGCGACAAGCTCGCCGCACTGGCCGATCGGCTCACGGAACAGGATTATGTGCGCCGGCCCAGGTTTCTCACCAGCGCGTTGCATGAACACGGCCTGACCGAATCGGGGACGTTCGACGCGGACTTGAAAAAGCTCCTCTCGTCGGTGCTGCTCTCCCGGTACCGCGTCACCGGTGCTGACAGTCTGAGCACGCTCAGGGGGCTCAAGAAATTCGTTTCCGACGGCAACAAGATAATCGGGCTGCACGATGACGTGCTTGACGGCTTGGCCTCAGTCCACGCCGTCAACAGACGGGCGGCTTTCGGCGTTTTCAGAGCCATGCTCCGGATGGCCGGACTGGAGCGGCAAGCTGACTACTGGCATATCACTCTGGACGAGGATAGCCTTCAGGGCGTGTACACGCTGCTGGAACGGCACCATCGGCCCTCGGTCGGGATAGCGGCTCGAGAGGGGTCGGCGCTCGACGGCGAACCGGCAACGTGCCTGGTCGAAGAGGATATGGCCAAAGCGCAGGAACTCAGGCAGCAGGGTCACCTTGAGAGATCATACCTGGTTGTCAGAAACTGTCTCAGACTCATATCTGAGGACCGCACAGGAATCGAAACGGCCATTGTGGAATCGGTGCTGGCCGAGGCCGGTTCGCTGGCCCGGTCCCTGAACAGGCTTGGTGAAGCTGCACAGCACCTTGCACGGTTGCTTGAGATTCGCGACAGTCGAGCCGGCGCCAGGCCGCAGTTGCTGCATGATCTGGCGTCTCTGAATATCAAGCTCGGTCGCTTTGCGGCCGCCCGCCAGCTGCTTGACCGGGGACTGCACGATACCGAAGCGGCGGGGGAGCACGAGCTACGGCTCCGCCTGCTCCGTCTGGAGGCGTGGTTGCTGATCATGGACGGCGACTACCGCCAGGCCGGGCTCCAGCTCTCGTCGATCCTGGCGACGGCCATAAAACGGGGCTTGTTTGAGACGGTGGTTATGGCCCACTACACGAGCGGCGTGCTGCACTGGCGCAAGGGGGATTTCGAAGAGGCCGAGCGTCACCTGTCGGCGGGTTTTGAATTGGCCCAGAGCAAGCATTTGCTCCCGCAGACAGTTCCGGTCATCTCGACGCTCTCGGCGCTTTATAGCGAGTTGGCCGAGTACGACAACGCCGTCAAGTATGGGAAGTTGGCGGTCAAAGTGGCCTCGAGCCCTGAGCATCTGGCGGCCCTGCCGTCCGTCTGCCTGGCCATCACGTTTGCGTATACCCGTCTGGGCGAGTACCAGAAATCCGAACACTGGCTGCAACGCTACCTGAACATGAAGATGCTCGAGGACAGCAAAAAGCAGCTGCTGGTATACTATCTCAACTACGGTTTCCTTCAGTCCAATCGGGGTGACCATGCCGGCGCCAAGGAGTTGTGGCACAAGGCCCTTGAGTTGGCCGACCGGGTCAGATCACCGAAACACGTCGGCAAGATATACCACTGCCTTGCGGAATCGGCGTTTTTTGAAGGGGACACACAGGCGTGTGATTCTTACCTGGCAAAAGCCAGACCGCTCTTTGAAGAAATCGACGACAGGGCATCGCTGGCAGAGCTCGATCTGATCGCGCTGCTCGAGGACATATACTACCACAAAACCGACCGTCACGCCGAACTGCTTTCACAGGCGCGGACCTTGATACGGTACAACTGTCGCTAC
It encodes the following:
- a CDS encoding sigma 54-interacting transcriptional regulator; the protein is MGKPASKIYAFSKLLSQNDLCQSWRARIISSARQCLVKTPVEDSPLGVSTAVSILTESHRCQKLLHSTRVVSSRNKSIEAGRLYVQYPWLEPSVWRALTPEVFWSEIESVCRQVCLAIDYVHLLGLVHCDLKFSNFMVNANGAKPVVVLVDLDFLCPIDSKPNAKVFGTPRHIAPEVLANDRVNAQSDNYSLGVSLRDYLQACPASGKTGGRAADGAGDKLAALADRLTEQDYVRRPRFLTSALHEHGLTESGTFDADLKKLLSSVLLSRYRVTGADSLSTLRGLKKFVSDGNKIIGLHDDVLDGLASVHAVNRRAAFGVFRAMLRMAGLERQADYWHITLDEDSLQGVYTLLERHHRPSVGIAAREGSALDGEPATCLVEEDMAKAQELRQQGHLERSYLVVRNCLRLISEDRTGIETAIVESVLAEAGSLARSLNRLGEAAQHLARLLEIRDSRAGARPQLLHDLASLNIKLGRFAAARQLLDRGLHDTEAAGEHELRLRLLRLEAWLLIMDGDYRQAGLQLSSILATAIKRGLFETVVMAHYTSGVLHWRKGDFEEAERHLSAGFELAQSKHLLPQTVPVISTLSALYSELAEYDNAVKYGKLAVKVASSPEHLAALPSVCLAITFAYTRLGEYQKSEHWLQRYLNMKMLEDSKKQLLVYYLNYGFLQSNRGDHAGAKELWHKALELADRVRSPKHVGKIYHCLAESAFFEGDTQACDSYLAKARPLFEEIDDRASLAELDLIALLEDIYYHKTDRHAELLSQARTLIRYNCRYYAVLCVFHLLMQADDALRPHALQVVRPLVSLIGRSGPPLFRAVSCLLGATGVADADTAAQISAWKEVFRILLGADSRFLAALVGVKVGRLYAKTTRGKHAKKFFLQSLRLLETLGNDYLSKSIQLRLEEVSVTADNQERLVDSFHSVSLILREIKNHKESIQRLVQFAVDQTGAERGVLLLKRQDSSDLYIGAAVNCDEQSLTDIMDISATLPRRAARELVPLVIENALSDRRTREYQSIVYHNILSVVCIPLTDGEELLGVLYLDHHSIPALFDKQDLTYIQSIANFIAVTLTTIQDYKSLNLTNVELIKDLNRLGNQRSFITRDPSMIRLFEKLPQIARTTAPVLIMGESGTGKEILCHTVHDLSQRCDKALIKLNCAAIASTLIEGELFGVARSTATGVAERDGKFAAADGGTLYLDEIGDMPLEVQAKVLRVLEYQQFEKVGSNRPTYTDIRFIYATNKNLVKMVKAGTFREDLYYRINTIAIEIPPLRERPDDVPRLLEHFTRLMSAGRKPPRFSSTAVEALISYAWPGNVRELRNLVERCCILHPGATVSAATLPEDIQDSGRKHGQRKGLVAAVEIAKIREGLNRSNWNQSQAAKLLDIPLSTLRRKITKHGINKGI
- a CDS encoding phosphoenolpyruvate carboxykinase (ATP), encoding MSDSLYQPELYARFCRDLQRRLKGPNIRDVELADLREAAIQTGTQTKFGSWGWRSAVSSRIAEKTVCLGSEAVRESHPSENKKRIIANAQAELDKVLHLMETMSFVRLRRQMGRNSEYNPKCNLYMSVADLKNYRLAYMWGSTMRPVTKDPGPEFTLIHIPEEHHLRQQALVLPDHNLTLVLGSDYMGEDKKGFLRNGMHTADALGMLGLHAGTKVVIVRDPGTGKLKKYGVFLFGLSATGKSTWSCHQLGLDWSKGERTLVCQDDICFLKSDGAAFGSEANFFVKTDVEERLQEAMYSALVHKTALYENVMINAAGDPGFLDENLCGNGRAVIMKKQLKIKRGRGPFSMKNIWYPSYNLPPLDELDGIIFAFITRRNTIMSFAQRLTPMQAVLAYLWGESSHSYASNPAKAGESVRIVGTDPFIVGSRAHKVNQFYRIVMTLADSYPGKVFFYQYNTGGMGEILEPASPGGKKKVVRKTVRVPIDTMAAIQRGDLRGTNQYRESILGTEEIVSAEGADLSQFTPERYYSREQIDDYVRDLVDGRRRFTEGVAEEGLLPEIMAAVDESFRIAPEKEAKVFMPSKKEEVPPPKRKPVTRLTDWKPNPRLGRGRGWRYG
- the ndk gene encoding nucleoside-diphosphate kinase, with protein sequence MANTLGIIKPDGVRRRLVGRIITRIEDAGLIIRGLKVLRLTRLDAEKFYAVHEGKPFFKPLIEYMTSGPVAVLVIGGHGSIERWRDLMGSTDPAKAAYNTIRREYGTSMQKNIVHGSDSVETARMEVAFFFGEEEILPKETS